Genomic DNA from Lutibacter sp. A80:
ATGGTGTATACCTTGTCCTCTTTTTTCTATAAATTTTCCTATTGGTCCATCTGGAGAGGTGCTTTCTAATAATTCAATTTTAGTATCTCCAACTAAAAAAAAGGCTGTTTTCACTTTTTGATCAACAACCTCTTCAATACTATAACATTTAAGTCCTAAAACCTTTTCGTAGTATTCAATTGATTCTTCTAAATTATTTACTGCTATACCTAAGTGTTCGATATGTGAAATATTCATAATTATTTGATGTTTTGTTTAATTTCTAAAATAATACTACAAATTTAGATGAACCTTAAATTTAAAGATATGATAGATGTCATATAATGGGTTATATCTACTAAAACGTTTTAGTAAAATTCAGGCTAATTTTCAGACTGTTAAGAAACCAAAAAAGTGGTTTTATATTCTAAAATTAAGATTTTATTAAAAATGAACAAAATTAAAGCTAAGATTTTTATATTAATTTTATTGGTTGTTTTTTTTTAATTTTAGTATTTCAAATAGGTTTTGTTTAACATTAATCTATGTTATTTTTTATTTCTAAAAGTATTGATGTTTTAATTTAATAAGTAGCATTAAGTATTTTGGTAATATTTAAATTATAATTATTTTAAAATTGTACATTACAAAATATTTGTGTAAAACAATGTTTTTTAAAATTTACAGTTATATTATTACTATTTTTGACAACAATTTAGTTTTACAATGAGGTATTTATATAGTTTATTAGTTATAATTTTATTTTTTAGTTTTTCTTGTAATAAAACTAAAAAGCTTGAAGAAACAACATCTACAGGAGATACATTAATAGTAGATACTACTGAAGATAGAATTATAAATAATACGAGTGAAACACTTATTCCTGAAGCTAAAAAAGCTTTAAAAGAATGGAAAGAGTATCAGATACTAGATAAGTATATGTTAAAATATTATAATGTTTCTAATTTTGAAGCTTTAAACAATGCGAAAGAATTATCTGATTTGGTTCAACACTTAAAAGATTCAATTACTATAGATAAATTAACTGCTCCAAATGTTGTTGCCAGGTTTAATGTATTGCATAATGAAACTTTAAGATTGGCAGATATGGCTGTAATTCCTTCAATTTCTAAAGAGGAAGTTAAACAAGAAGTGAAAAAAATAATTGATTTATATTCTGCGGTTAATTCAAAAATAAATACCATTTATAAAGCAGAAAATTTGCAACAAGCATTGGAAGTTGATACCGAAGAACCATTAGATAACTTTAATGCTGTTAAAAATAAGATTGAAGCGAATAAGAAAATACCCAGAAATAAAATTAAACCTCAATAACTCCCAATAGATGAAATATAATACAATTTTGATTTTAATAGTAGTATTAATTTCATGTAGTAAAAAAGAACAAAAGACAGTACCTGTAGTTGATTTAAACGCAGAAGAGGAGGTTATTCAGTTAGTGCTTAATAATTGGCATAAAGATGCCGCTGAGGCAAATTTTGAACCTTATTTTAATGCCATGGCTAATACAAGTGTTTTTATTGGAACAGATGCTTATGAAAATTGGAATTTAGAAGCTTTTAAAAGTTTTAGTAAACCATATTTTGATAAAGGTAAAGCTTGGGATTTTACTTCGATAGATAGAAACGTTTATGTGGATACAGAAGGTAAAATTGCTTGGTTCGACGAGCTTTTAGAAACTTGGATGGGTGTTTGTAGAGGTTCTGGAGTTTTAAGAAAAAATAATAATTCTTGGAAGATTGAACAATATGTACTTTCCTTAACTATATCAAACGAGAATATTGAAGCTGTTATAGATTTAAATAGTAAACTTGATTCTGTTTTTTTAAAGAAATATAAAAACTAGGTTTAATAATTACTTTTTAGTTTATCATGAATTTCTGATTCTTCAATTTTTATTATTTTATTATTATTGTACACCACTTTTGTAATCTTATTTTTGTTCCAATATGTCCATACGCCAACTTTTAAACCATAATGGTAGGTTGCAAAACATTTAGGTGTTCCATCTTCATTATAACTTTCCCAAGAAGAGTGTAGCTTACCGTCTTTAGTATAAAATCCATGTTGCATAATAGCGCCATTTTTATAAAATATAGTAATTTCTTGTAAATCTCCTTCCGTTTTAATTTCAGGGAGTTTAGTTTCTTGAGAATAAGAAGTTATACATAAAAATACAAACGTTAATAACAATAATAATTTTTTCATAATTGTATTTTTATAAGTTGATACTCAAATTTACAAAAATGAAAACTCAAATAAAATGATTAAAATCAGTATTTTAGGTTTGATTTAAATAAGGGTAAGCTACTGAGTTAGCTCTTTTACAATTCTAAAAACTAGTTCAGACTCAAAACCTTTTGAAATTAAAAATGTAGCTAATTTTGTGCTTTTTTTATAAGGGTTTGTTTCTTTTATTAGGGGTAATTTTTTTTCTGCTATAGTTTGTAGGGTTTCTAAATACTCGCTTTCATTTATTTCTTTTAAACCAGATTTTATGTTATAATCGGAAATTCCTTTAAATTTTAACTGATTTATAATTTTAATTTTTCCCCATTTTTTTATACCAAATTTACCTCGAACAAAAGATTTTGCATAGCGTTCTTCATTTAAATAATTGTGTTGTAATAAATGTAAAATGATATGATCTTTTGCTTCAGAAATCATATTTAAATCATATAATTTTTGTTCAACTTCTTTATGACACCTTTCTTGATAGGCACAATAATTTTCTAAAACTTTTGTGGCTTCATCAACGGTATATGATTTTTTATTTTTCATTTATAACAAAATAAAAGAAAAAAAGACTGTTTAAAAAGTTTTATAATTCATCATTATGAAATCAGTTCAGTTTGATAAAAATTTAACTTTTTAGGCAGTCTTTTTTATAAATTACTGTTTTCTTTTAAGTCTAAATTTTAAATTGTTTAACATAGAGTACATTATTGGAACAATAACCAATGTTAAAAAAGTAGCAAAGGTTAAACCAAAAATAATAGTCCAAGACATAGGTCCCCAAAATACCACATTTTCTCCACCAACATAAAATTGAGGATCAAATTCTGTAAACAAGGTCATAAAATTAATATTAATACCAATGGCTAAAGGAAGTAACCCTAGAATGGTTGTAATTGCAGTTAGTAAAACAGGTCTTAAACGTGTTTTACCACCTTCAACAATACTTTCGTAAATAAGTTCTTTTGTTAAAGCGCCTTCTTCTAACCCTTGTTCAGACCTTTTTTTAATCATTATTAAATTGGTATAATCAATTAAAACAATGGCATTATTTACTACAATACCAGCCAAGGAAATTACACCAATCATAGTCATCATAATAACAAATTCCATATTAAAAATAATTAAACCAAATAATACTCCAATTAAACTTAATAATACAGATAATGAGATTATTACAGGAGTAGATGTTGAGTTGAATTGTCCTACAAGAATTAAAAATATTAAGAAAACTGCAATAAGAAGCGCTTTACTTAAAAAGGCCATTTCTTCGGCTTGAGATTCTTGTTCACCGGTAAACGAAATGGTAATACCTTTTGGCAAGGTATAGCTTTTTAAAGCATCTTTAATTTGATTATTTACATCGGTTGGATTGTAGTTTTCAATTACATTAGATGAGATTGTAATAACCCTATTTAAGTCTTTTCGTTTTACAGCACTAAATGTAGAAGAGGTTTCTGCATGTGCTACAGAAGATATAGGAACCTGTACAATTTGTCCATTACTTGCGTTTCTAAAAGTAATTTTCTGATTGATAAGTAAATCCTTATTGTAACGGTATTTGTCCATTAAACGAATGTTAATCGGATAATCATCTTCACCATCTTTAAACGTAGAAACTTCTTTTCCAAATATTGAAGTTCTTAAAGCATCTCCAATTTGACCGGTAGAAATATTTAACCTTCTTGCCTTTTGACGATCGATAATAATTGGCATTTCTGGTTTTCCTTGTTCTACGTCTAATTTTAAATCTTCAATTCCTAAAATTGTTGTTTTGTTTATATATTGACGAATATTATCAGCGGTTTCTAATAAATCTTCATAATTATCACCGGTAACTTCAATATTAATTGGAGCACCAGCTGGCGGTCCATCTGCAGGTCTATCAACAGTAATATTAACACCAGGAATTTCTTTCAGTAAGTTTCTTATGTCAATTAAAATATCGTCAGTTTCAATACCATCTCTTTCCATAAATTTCACAAAATCTACAGTAATACGGGCTTTATTAGGAGTTGTTCCTCCTTGTTGACCTTGGTTTGGGTCACTTGTGCCTTCACCAACTTGTCCAATAACCGAAGTTATAAGATTATTTTCCCCATTAATTTCATACTTTTTCAAGTATTCTTGAATTCTATTTTCAACTTCAATAGAAAGTTCATTTGTTTTTTCGATATCTGTTCCAATAGGGTATTCTAAATAAACGTAGACTTGTTTTGGAGGTGTTTCAGGAAAAAACAACACTTTTGGCGGAAATGCGGCAAACAACATAAAAGTTAAAATTAATAACCCAAAAGTAGCTACAAAATAATAACCTGGTCTTTTTTTGTACAGTACAAATTGTAAGGTTTTTTCGTACATACTTTCTAAACGTGGTAAAAAAGCATTTTGAAACCAAACTGTGGCTGGAGTTAATAATTTGGTATTTATAACTCTTAATAAACCGGCTAAAACAAATAATAAACCAATGGCATTTAAACCACCAGATTTAGTTGTTAAACCTGCAATAATAAATAGCACTCCAATTGTAAAAATTATAGAACTGAATATTAAAATCTTTTTGAAATTAACTTCATCCTCTTTTATTTTCATATACACTGAAGTTAACATTGGGTTGATAACTAAAGCAACAAATAACGAAGATGATAGCACTATAATAAGGGTAATTGGTAAATAGCGCATAAATTCTCCCATCATACCAGGCCAAAATGCAATTGGCAAAAATGCAGCAAGCGTAGTAGCCGTTGAAGCTATAATTGGCATAGCAACTTCACCAACACCATATTTTGCAGCATCTATGTTTGAATAGCCTTCATCTAGCAATCTATAAACATTTTCTACAACTACAATTCCATTATCTACCAACATTCCCAATGCTATTACTAACGAAAATAATACCATGGTATTTAAGGTTACACCTAATGCATTTAAAATTATAAACGAAATAAACATAGACAAAGGAATGGCAATACCTACAAACAAGGCATTTCTAATTCCAAGGAAAAATAATAAAACTAAAACTACTAATATTATTCCTAGAATAATGCTGTTTTCCAAATCGGCAACCATTGTTTTGGTGTCGTTAGTTTGATCGTTGGTTTTAGAAATATATAAGTTCGATGGAAAGTAGTTTTCTTGTGCTTTAGCTATTATTTCATCTATTTGAGTAGAGGCATTAATTAAATTTTCACCACCTCTTTTAGTTACATCAAGCATAACTACTGGTTGTGAAAATTCACGTGCATAACTTTCTTTTTCTTGTTCTTTAAAGTTAACTTGTGCTATATCTCTAAGGTAAACAATGTTATTGTTTTCTTGTTTTACAATAATATCTTCAATTTCTTCAGCAGACTTAAATTCACCAACAATTCGTACATTTCTTCTAATTCCATTTTCTAGTAAATCTCCACCTGAAATGGTCATATTCTCGTTTTGAATAGCCATTGCAATATCATTAAAGCTGATTTTAGAAATTTCCATTTTGTATAAATCAACACTAATTTCCATTTCTTTATCTTGAATACCACGAATATCAACTTTAGAAATTTCTGGAACTTTTTCTATTTCATCTTCTAAATATTCTCCATATTCTTTAAGCTGATCCATAGAAAAATCTCCTGATAAATTAATATTCATTATCGGAATTAATTCTGCAAAGTTCAATTCTTGAACTGTTGGATCTGCAGGTAAATCGGTAGGGAAATCTTTATCAGACTTAGCAGCATCAACTTTATCTTTTACTTTTCTAAGGGCTTCAGTAGGTGTAACGCTAAAATCAAATTCTACTTGAATAGATGAAAATCCTTCAATAGATGTAGAGATTATTTCTTCAACTCCAGAAATACCATTTATTTCCTTTTCTAACGGACGAGTAATTAGTTTTTCAATATCTAAAGCAGAGTTTCCAGGATATGGAGTTGCAATATAAATTTGAGGTACAACAATTTCGGGAAAAGATTCTCTAGGCATGCTTTGGTACGAAAATATACCAGCCAAAAAAATCATTACTATAATTACAAACACAGTCATTTTGTTGTGAATTGACCATGTAGAGAGTTTAAATTCTTTTAATACTTTGCTCATTATAATGTCTGTTAGTTAAATGATTTTAATTTGTACGTATTTCTACAATATCTCCTTCTTTTATTAGACGAGCTCCAGCGTTTGCCAATACATCATTTTCGCTTATTCCTTCAGTTACAAATACATTGTGTTGGTACTCGTTAGTTATTGTAATTAAAGATTTTACAATTTTGTTTTGACCGTTTTCATTTTTAATTATAAAAACATAATCTGCTCCTGTTTGGTCTTGTTGCACTAAATTTGATGGTATTTTAATTCCAGTAGCTTCAAAATCTAATATTTTTAAATCGGCCAATAAATTTGGTTTAATACTTTGGTCTTTGTTAGAAATATTTATACGAGTTTTAAAACTTCTGTTATCAGGATTAATATAATGTCCAATTTGAGCAATTTCTGAAGTTATTTCTTTATTAATTGATGGGAAGTTTAAAACAGTTTCTGTGCCAATTTTAATTACTGGTAAATAAGACTCTGTAATTTCGGCTTCAACATATACTTTGTCTAAGTTTATTAGGCGAATAACAGGCATTTGAGGATTTGTAAGTTCTCCATTTTTAGGGAAAATTTCGTCTACAATACCACTAAAAGGTGCAATAACTTTCATTTTATTGGCTTGTGTTTTTAGTGATGCTAAATTGTTTTCTAAACTTTCTTTTTGGGCTTTTGCTTGTAAATATTGCATTTCTGAACCAATTTTTTGATTCCAAAGACGTTCTTGACGTTCAAAAGTAGTTTTAGCTAAATTTAATTGTGTAGTAAGCTCATCTATACTGTTTTTAATAGATACATCATCTAATTGAATTAACAGTTGTCCTGCCTTAACTTTTTGACCTTCTTTTACTAATATTGAGCGTACTGTACCTCCTAATTCTGGACGAATTTCTATGTTTTTATCGGCTTGTACCACACCTTGAATTTCAATATAATGTTTAAAAACTTCATTTTTAACGGTAAAAGCAGTTACCACTGGGTGTTTTTTATTAGGGTCTATTTTTGTAATTTCATTTTCTAATGCTCTTAATTCATTTGTTAAACTGTCTATTTTTTTAGTTATTACTAAATGCTGTGCGTTCAAATCTTCTAATGTAGATTTATTGGTTTCTTCACCACAAGAAATTGTTACAATTGATGCTATAATTAATGCTATGTATTTTTTCATTTTGATTTACTTTAGTTAATTGAGATGTTTAATGCGTTGTCTAATGCGGCTTTAGTTGCAATAACATTTAGCATTGCTTGTAAATAATTTTGTTGCATGGTATATAATTGTCTTTGGGCTTCAGTTAATTCAAAACTTGTTGAAATACCTTCAAAAAATTTAATTTGTTGTTTATTTTCTATACGTTCTGCCAATGCTAAATTTTGTTTAGAAGTTTCTAGTTCTTCTAAACTATAATTGTACTCTGTTTTTGCAGATTCTAATTGAAGTAATAATTTTTGTTCTGTTTCTGTTAAGTTTGTACGGGCTTTTTCTAATTCAATTTTTGCTTGTTGTGTTCTAGAACTTCTAGCTAAACTACTAAAAATAGGAATTTTTA
This window encodes:
- the mce gene encoding methylmalonyl-CoA epimerase, with translation MNISHIEHLGIAVNNLEESIEYYEKVLGLKCYSIEEVVDQKVKTAFFLVGDTKIELLESTSPDGPIGKFIEKRGQGIHHIAFAVPNATEALKTAEERGVRLIDKVSRKGAESLNIGFLHPKSTQGVLTELCSKE
- a CDS encoding nuclear transport factor 2 family protein; this encodes MKYNTILILIVVLISCSKKEQKTVPVVDLNAEEEVIQLVLNNWHKDAAEANFEPYFNAMANTSVFIGTDAYENWNLEAFKSFSKPYFDKGKAWDFTSIDRNVYVDTEGKIAWFDELLETWMGVCRGSGVLRKNNNSWKIEQYVLSLTISNENIEAVIDLNSKLDSVFLKKYKN
- a CDS encoding regulatory protein RecX, which codes for MKNKKSYTVDEATKVLENYCAYQERCHKEVEQKLYDLNMISEAKDHIILHLLQHNYLNEERYAKSFVRGKFGIKKWGKIKIINQLKFKGISDYNIKSGLKEINESEYLETLQTIAEKKLPLIKETNPYKKSTKLATFLISKGFESELVFRIVKELTQ
- a CDS encoding efflux RND transporter permease subunit; this translates as MSKVLKEFKLSTWSIHNKMTVFVIIVMIFLAGIFSYQSMPRESFPEIVVPQIYIATPYPGNSALDIEKLITRPLEKEINGISGVEEIISTSIEGFSSIQVEFDFSVTPTEALRKVKDKVDAAKSDKDFPTDLPADPTVQELNFAELIPIMNINLSGDFSMDQLKEYGEYLEDEIEKVPEISKVDIRGIQDKEMEISVDLYKMEISKISFNDIAMAIQNENMTISGGDLLENGIRRNVRIVGEFKSAEEIEDIIVKQENNNIVYLRDIAQVNFKEQEKESYAREFSQPVVMLDVTKRGGENLINASTQIDEIIAKAQENYFPSNLYISKTNDQTNDTKTMVADLENSIILGIILVVLVLLFFLGIRNALFVGIAIPLSMFISFIILNALGVTLNTMVLFSLVIALGMLVDNGIVVVENVYRLLDEGYSNIDAAKYGVGEVAMPIIASTATTLAAFLPIAFWPGMMGEFMRYLPITLIIVLSSSLFVALVINPMLTSVYMKIKEDEVNFKKILIFSSIIFTIGVLFIIAGLTTKSGGLNAIGLLFVLAGLLRVINTKLLTPATVWFQNAFLPRLESMYEKTLQFVLYKKRPGYYFVATFGLLILTFMLFAAFPPKVLFFPETPPKQVYVYLEYPIGTDIEKTNELSIEVENRIQEYLKKYEINGENNLITSVIGQVGEGTSDPNQGQQGGTTPNKARITVDFVKFMERDGIETDDILIDIRNLLKEIPGVNITVDRPADGPPAGAPINIEVTGDNYEDLLETADNIRQYINKTTILGIEDLKLDVEQGKPEMPIIIDRQKARRLNISTGQIGDALRTSIFGKEVSTFKDGEDDYPINIRLMDKYRYNKDLLINQKITFRNASNGQIVQVPISSVAHAETSSTFSAVKRKDLNRVITISSNVIENYNPTDVNNQIKDALKSYTLPKGITISFTGEQESQAEEMAFLSKALLIAVFLIFLILVGQFNSTSTPVIISLSVLLSLIGVLFGLIIFNMEFVIMMTMIGVISLAGIVVNNAIVLIDYTNLIMIKKRSEQGLEEGALTKELIYESIVEGGKTRLRPVLLTAITTILGLLPLAIGININFMTLFTEFDPQFYVGGENVVFWGPMSWTIIFGLTFATFLTLVIVPIMYSMLNNLKFRLKRKQ
- a CDS encoding efflux RND transporter periplasmic adaptor subunit produces the protein MKKYIALIIASIVTISCGEETNKSTLEDLNAQHLVITKKIDSLTNELRALENEITKIDPNKKHPVVTAFTVKNEVFKHYIEIQGVVQADKNIEIRPELGGTVRSILVKEGQKVKAGQLLIQLDDVSIKNSIDELTTQLNLAKTTFERQERLWNQKIGSEMQYLQAKAQKESLENNLASLKTQANKMKVIAPFSGIVDEIFPKNGELTNPQMPVIRLINLDKVYVEAEITESYLPVIKIGTETVLNFPSINKEITSEIAQIGHYINPDNRSFKTRINISNKDQSIKPNLLADLKILDFEATGIKIPSNLVQQDQTGADYVFIIKNENGQNKIVKSLITITNEYQHNVFVTEGISENDVLANAGARLIKEGDIVEIRTN